In a single window of the Papaver somniferum cultivar HN1 chromosome 8, ASM357369v1, whole genome shotgun sequence genome:
- the LOC113306521 gene encoding tubulin-folding cofactor D-like translates to MATKEEVVEVEEQKSLAKTTTTMEMLIGSNDEDDEHDSCELVLKRYFLQEWKLVKSLLDDIIANGRVVDPSAVNKIRSILDKYQQEGQLIEPYLEIIISPLMFIVRSKTVELGVTSDEIVKVIKPLCIIIYTLVTVCGYKAVTKFFPHQVSDLELAVSLLEKCHHTTGATSLRQESTGEMEAKCVILLWLSILVLVPFDISSVDTSIANTDDLSGLEPAPLVLRILSFSKDYLSSAGPMRGIAGLLLSRLLTRPDMPNVFTSFIEWTHEVLSSVTDDVTDRFRLLGVVEALAAIFKAANRKGLVDVVPIVWSDTSALMKSSTATRSSLLRKLLVKLTQRIGLSCLPQRSPSWRYMVSNTSLGKQASVKNNQCNQGLDANLCNLESSASCLPEEDMDVPEILEDIIELLLSGLRDMDTVVRWSAAKGIGRTTARLTSALADEILSSVLELFSPGEGDGSWHGGCLALAELARRGLLLPVSLPKVVPVIVKALHYDVRRGPHSIGSHVRDAAAYVCWAFGRAYYRSDMKSILEQLAPHLLTVACYDREVNCRRAAAAAFQENVGRQGSFPHGIDIVNTADYFSLSSRVNSYLLVGVSIAQYKEYLHPCIEELLDSKICHWEKGLRELASKAMSSLVKYEPQYFADFVLEKLISWTLSSDLCMRHGATLAAGELVLALYSCDLILSTDKQKSVAGVVPAIEKARLYRGKGGEIMRAAVSRFIECISIAHIRLPEKIKQSLLDTLNDNLRHPNAQIQNTAVAAFKHFVPAYFVCTDDGGPKDITLKYLKLLKDPNVAARRGSALAMGVLPFEFLATKWRAVILELCSSCAIEDNPDDRDAEARVNAVKGLVSVCETLTKERKVSFFKSTEEDRSLYLLISNEVMQTLFKSLDDYSVDNRGDVGSWVREAAMDGLERCTYILCEKESIGSPRNTVEVESVSDTVDPEVKSNEPKVPLFGESHATCLVGSIAKQAVEKMDKLREIAAKILQRILYNSNIFIPCIPYREKLEEVIPNQGDLQWAVPTFSYPRFLQLLQFNCYSKYLLSGLVISIGGLQDSLRKASLAALLDYLQVTETGKNDKKSSREYDLCINLVWVLQQFKRCDRVIIPTLRVIEILFSKMLFLNMEGHARDFCASVLDSLVVELKNSKDFSKLCTGISILGYIASISDQINYQAFSQLLTFLGHRYPKIRKACADQVYLALLQNANVIAEDKMERALEIVSESCWEGDIQETKQQKLQLFEIAGIEIGSQLQTSNKESKKDGERKRSVADENASYSSLVDSSGF, encoded by the exons ATGGCAACCAAAGAAGAAGTAGTAGAAGTAGAAGAGCAAAAATCCCTAGCGAAGACAACGACAACAATGGAGATGTTAATAGGAtcaaatgatgaagatgatgaacatgATTCTTGTGAATTAGTTCTTAAAAGATATTTTCTTCAAGAATGGAAACTCGTTAAATCTCTTCTTGATGATATTATTGCTAATGGTCGTGTAGTTGATCCTTCTGCTGTTAACAAGATTCGATCCATT TTGGATAAGTATCAACAGGAGGGTCAACTTATCGAGCCTTACCTAGAGATCATTATATCTCCGTTGATGTTTATAGTTCGATCTAAAACAGTTGAACTCGGAGTAACATCTGATGAAATTGTTAAAGTAATCAAGCCTTTGTGCATTATTATTTATACCCTGGTTACAGTCTGTGGATACAAGGCAGTTACAAAGTTTTTCCCACATCAAGTCTCTGATTTAGAGCTTGCTGTTTCTCTTTTGGAGAAGTGTCATCACACAACTGGTGCCACATCACTGCGACAAGAAAGTACAGGAGAGATGGAGGCAAAATGTGTCATACTTCTATGGCTTTCTATACTTGTGTTGGTTCCTTTTGATATCTCTTCCGTGGATACCAGTATTGCAAATACGGATGATTTAAGTGGACTTGAGCCGGCCCCTCTGGTCCTTCGGATATTGTCTTTCTCCAAGGATTATCTCTCAAGTGCAGGTCCCATGCGCGGAATAGCTGGCTTGTTGCTCTCAAGGCTTCTAACACGTCCAGACATGCCAAATGTCTTCACCAG CTTCATCGAATGGACACATGAAGTCCTGTCTTCCGTCACAGACGATGTTACCGATCGATTTCGACTACTTGGAGTTGTGGAAGCACTAGCAGCCATATTTAAG GCTGCAAATAGGAAGGGTTTAGTTGATGTAGTGCCAATTGTTTGGAGTGATACTTCAGCCTTGATGAAGTCCAGTACCGCCACTAGGAGTTCTTTGCTTCGGAAGTTGTTGGTGAAATTAACACAACGTATTGGGCTTTCTTGCCTGCCCCAACGTTCTCCATCATGGCGTTATATG GTGAGCAACACCTCTTTGGGAAAGCAAGCTTCCGTAAAAAACAACCAATGCAATCAAGGTCTAGATGCAAACTTATGTAATTTGGAATCAAGTGCAAGTTGTCTGCCTGAAGAAGATATGGATGTTCCAGAAATCTTAGAGGATATAATTGAGCTGCTATTATCAGGGTTGAGAGATATG GACACTGTTGTGCGATGGTCTGCAGCAAAGGGTATAGGACGAACAACTGCACGTCTAACGTCTGCGCTTGCTGATGAAATCCTATCATCTGTGCTAGAGTTATTTTCACCAGGCGAG GGAGATGGTTCATGGCACGGAGGTTGCTTAGCATTAGCAGAGCTGGCTCGGAGAGGTTTGCTTTTGCCTGTTAGTCTTCCTAAAGTTGTTCCTGTTATTGTAAAG GCATTACATTATGATGTCCGAAGAGGTCCACATAGCATTGGATCTCATGTTCGAGATGCTGCTGCATACGTTTGTTGGGCCTTCGGTCGTGCATACTATCGTTCTGATATGAAAAGCATTCTGGAACAGCTTGCCCCGCACCTTCTAACTGTTGCATGCTATGATCGTGAG GTAAATTGTAGACGAGCTGCCGCGGCTGCTTTTCAGGAAAATGTTGGAAGACAAGGAAGTTTTCCGCATGGAATTGACATAGTGAATACGGCGGATTATTTTTCTCTATCTTCACGTGTAAACTCGTATCTTCTTGTTGGTGTATCTATTGCTCAGTATAAGGAGTATCTTCATCCCTGCATCGAAGAACTGTTGGACAGCAAAATCTGTCATTGG GAGAAAGGCTTGAGAGAACTGGCATCAAAAGCCATGTCCTCTCTTGTAAAATATGAACCTCAATACTTTGCTGATTTTGTTCTTGAGAAATTGATCTCTTGGACTCTGTCATCTGATTTGTGCATGCGGCATGGTGCAACTTTAGCTGCTGGGGAGCTTGTTTTGGCTCTGTACTCATGTGATCTTATACTTTCCACTG ATAAGCAAAAATCTGTTGCTGGTGTGGTTCCTGCTATTGAGAAAGCACGCCTTTATCGCGGGAAGGGGGGAGAAATTATGCGTGCTGCTGTTTCCCGGTTCATTGAATGCATCTCTATCGCCCACATACGTTTACCAGAGAAAATAAAGCAAAGCTTGCTTGATACCCTAAACGATAATTTGCGACATCCCAATGCTCAAATACAG AATACTGCTGTTGCAGCCTTTAAGCACTTTGTTCCAGCGTATTTTGTCTGTACTGATGATGGCGGTCCAAAGGATATAACATTAAAATATCTGAAACTCTTAAAAGATCCAAATGTTGCTGCTAGACGAGGATCAGCATTGGCTATGGGTGTTTTACCTTTTGAATTTTTGGCTACAAAGTGGAGGGCGGTGATATTGGAGCTTTGTTCCTCTTGTGCAATAGAG GATAACCCTGATGATAGGGATGCTGAGGCACGTGTTAATGCCGTCAAAGGTCTTGTATCAGTATGTGAAACCTTAACCAAGGAAAGAAAAGTTTCCTTCTTCAAGTCTACCGAGGAGGACAGATCTTTGTATCTGCTGATCAGTAATGAAGTGATGCAGACTTTATTTAAGTCTCTCGATGACTATTCTGTAGATAACAGAGGTGATGTGGGTTCCTGGGTTCGTGAAGCAGCTATGGATGGGCTCGAAAGATGCACCTATATTCTTTGTGAGAAAGAATCAATTGGATCCCCAAGAAATACAGTTGAAGTTGAATCTGTGTCagatacagttgatcctgaagtgAAAAGTAATGAACCAAAGGTCCCACTTTTCGGCGAAAGTCATGCAACTTGTTTAGTTGGTTCCATTGCAAAGCAAGCTGTAGAGAAGATGGATAAATTAAGAGAAATAGCCGCGAAGATTTTGCAAAGAATTTTGTACAATAGCAACATCTTTATACCCTGTATACCTTACAGGGAAAAGCTAGAAGAAGTTATTCCTAATCAAGGAGATCTACAGTGGGCG GTGCCCACTTTTTCATACCCACGCTTCCTACAGTTACTTCAGTTTAATTGTTACAGCAAATATCTGCTCTCTGGTTTAGTTATCTCCATTGGTGGACTGCAAGATTCTTTACGGAAAGCATCACTTGCAGCTTTGCTAGACTATCTACAAGTTACAGAAACCGGAAAGAATGATAAGAAAAGCTCCAGAGAATATGATCTTTGTATTAATCTCGTTTGGGTTCTTCAACAATTCAAGAGATGTGACAGAGTTATTATACCCACCTTGAGG GTTATCGAGATTCTTTTCAGCAAAATGCTTTTCTTGAATATGGAG GGCCACGCGCGGGACTTTTGTGCAAGTGTTTTGGATTCCCTGGTTGTCGAGTTAAAGAATTCGAAGGACTTCTCCAAATTATGCACAGGAATATCTATTCTTGGATATATCGCTTCCATTTCGGATCAGATTAATTATCAGGCATTCTCTCAGCTTCTTACCTTTCTTGGCCACCGTTACCCCAAG ATACGGAAGGCTTGTGCTGATCAGGTTTATCTGGCCCTCCTTCAAAATGCAAATGTTATCGCAGAGGACAAAATGGAGAGAGCACTTGAAATTGTTTCAGAAAGCTGTTGGGAAGGTGATATACAGGAGACAAAGCAGCAAAAGTTACAATTATTCGAAATTGCTGGAATAGAAATTGGGTCACAATTACAAACTTCAAACAAAGAATCAAAAAAGGACGGTGAAAGGAAGAGATCAGTAGCGGATGAAAATGCATCATACTCCTCATTAGTTGATTCATCAGGCTTTTAA
- the LOC113304864 gene encoding CDT1-like protein a, chloroplastic, whose product MKKASAPSSISESFRQKKIRSVKDLKEYMMASKSKKEEESSSMNPVTPVSKPKKKNPITLPEKYELLIDFYKSMEKSIRLLRMRRTMTTFTNVSRSVESLTKRRFTIANLAQIKYLLPEEIVLERVTIQQDELTQFKKSDFLISLPQNYEPGKGFSSLEKVFRSRLKDFMKSHPQDDDVPEGILPRLFNPTKEDNTREAANLVAASVLPSSFKSRFSAKAPILESEKTDLLSIPLKPSTSKAPETSALCEISKEESPFSAIPSPLRYSSKLPITINSTNSVKTPPPSPLAASVGIKSKEIEDCYSKDVGVFEITPAKVISTPSRVMMTVTPDLPTPKRERKIHQEDDSVESPSKLLRRPPRNRSLLFNTPVKKANPMEKINEEASSSTGLNNLLGTELVQLIKENEKRVMEEQDSDLSRAKLRKRMIARLPKMFDMVHLIFNSMKRSVATKEEVIQKITANHIDVIDRRETEEQLALLKELLPEWISEVVASSGDTLLRINKLRSTDELRKTLDQAV is encoded by the exons ATGAAAAAAGCCTCAGCGCCATCGTCAATTTCTGAAAGCTTCAGACAGAAGAAGATTCGATCTGTAAAAGATCTGAAAGAGTATATGATGGCAAGTAAatctaaaaaagaagaagaatcgtcCTCCATGAATCCAGTCACACCTGTCTCTAAACCCAAAAAGAAGAACCCAATCACACTCCCAGAAAA GTATGAATTGTTGATTGATTTCTATAAGAGTATGGAAAAGTCAATCAGATTACTTAGAATGAGACGAACAATGACTACATTCACTAATGTTTCACGCAGCGTTGAATCTCTAACAAAAAG GAGATTTACTATTGCAAATTTAGCGCAAATCAAGTATCTATTACCAGAGGAGATTGTATTAGAAAGGGTTACAATACAACAAGACGAGTTAACTCAGTTTAAGAAGTCGGATTTTTTGATTTCTTTGCCCCAAAATTATGAACCTGGGAAGGGGTTTTCAAGTCTGGAGAAGGTCTTTCGATCCCGCCTTAAAGATTTTATGAAATCTCATCCTCAG GATGATGATGTTCCAGAGGGAATACTGCCTCGACTATTTAATCCAACAAAAGAAGATAACACTAGAGAAGCTGCCAATCTTGTTGCGGCCTCTGTCCTACCTAGTTCTTTCAAGAGTCGATTTTCAGCAAAGGCTCCAATCCTAGAATCAGAAAAAACAGACCTATTATCTATTCCTTTGAAACCTTCCACCTCAAAAGCACCAGAAACCTCAGCCTTATGTGAAATTTCAAAGGAGGAATCTCCTTTTTCAGCTATTCCATCTCCTCTTAGATATTCTTCTAAACTACCCATTACTATCAACTCAACAAATTCAGTAAAAACACCTCCTCCAAGCCCTTTGGCAGCTTCCGTCGGAATCAAATCCAAGGAAATTGAAGATTGCTATTCAAAAGATGTTGGTGTCTTTGAAATTACTCCAGCTAAAGTCATATCCACTCCATCAAGGGTGATGATGACTGTCACACCTGATCTCCCAACACCTAAGAGAGAACGTAAAATACATCAAGAAGATGATTCAGTTGAGTCACCAAGCAAGTTGCTTCGACGCCCACCTAGGAACAGGTCGTTGTTGTTTAATACTCCCGTGAAGAAGGCAAATCCCATGGAAAAGATAAACGAGGAGGCGAGTTCTTCGACTGGTCTAAATAATCTTCTTGGGACGGAGCTTGTGCAATTG ATAAAGGAGAATGAGAAAAGGGTAATGGAGGAGCAAGACTCAGACCTGTCTCGTGCAAAGTTGAGGAAAAGGATGATTGCCAGGCTTCCGAAAATGTTTGACATGGTCCATCTCATATTCAACTCAATGAAGCGCAGTGTTGCCACAAAAGAGGAAGTTATACAAAAAATAACTGCAAACCACATTGATGTAATTGATAGAA GAGAAACTGAAGAACAGTTGGCACTTCTGAAAGAATTACTTCCAGAATGGATTTCTGAGGTGGTGGCTTCTAGTGGTGATACTCTTTTACG TATCAATAAGCTGAGAAGTACTGACGAATTACGAAAAACACTTGACCAAGCCGTCTAA